A window from Leifsonia shinshuensis encodes these proteins:
- the rph gene encoding ribonuclease PH, with translation MTDITRADGRTPDQLRPVTIERGWSRQAEGSALISFGNTRVLCTASFTNGVPRWMAGKGRGWVTAEYAMLPRSTNERMDRESVKGRVGGRTHEISRLVGRSLRAVVDMKALGENTIVLDCDVLQADGGTRTAAITGAYVALAEALEWGREHRFIGQKATPLIDSVSAVSVGIIDGTPMLDLAYVEDVRAETDMNVVVTGRGLFVEVQGTAEGAPFDRRELNDLLDLALAGTTELAGIQSAALTPAVAEA, from the coding sequence GTGACCGACATCACCCGCGCCGACGGGCGCACCCCCGACCAGCTCCGGCCGGTCACCATCGAGCGGGGCTGGAGCCGTCAGGCCGAGGGCTCCGCGCTGATCTCGTTCGGCAACACGCGGGTGCTGTGCACGGCATCCTTCACGAACGGCGTCCCGCGCTGGATGGCCGGAAAGGGCCGCGGCTGGGTCACCGCCGAGTACGCCATGCTTCCCCGGTCGACCAACGAGCGGATGGACCGCGAGTCCGTGAAGGGACGCGTCGGCGGCCGCACGCACGAGATCAGCCGACTGGTCGGCCGGAGCCTCCGCGCCGTCGTCGACATGAAGGCGCTGGGCGAGAACACGATCGTGCTCGACTGCGACGTGCTGCAGGCCGACGGCGGGACGCGCACCGCCGCGATCACCGGCGCCTACGTGGCGCTCGCCGAGGCCCTGGAGTGGGGTCGCGAGCACCGCTTCATCGGTCAGAAGGCGACGCCGCTCATCGACTCCGTCTCGGCCGTCTCGGTCGGCATCATCGACGGCACGCCGATGCTCGACCTCGCCTACGTGGAGGACGTGCGCGCCGAGACCGACATGAACGTCGTCGTCACCGGCCGCGGGCTGTTCGTGGAGGTGCAGGGCACCGCCGAGGGCGCGCCCTTCGACCGTCGTGAACTCAACGACCTGCTCGACCTCGCCCTCGCCGGGACCACCGAGCTCGCGGGCATCCAGTCGGCCGCACTGACGCCGGCCGTCGCGGAGGCGTGA
- the rdgB gene encoding RdgB/HAM1 family non-canonical purine NTP pyrophosphatase yields the protein MTAVRVVLATHNAHKAREFQGILGSELPGLEIVAYDGPVPVEDGTSFEENALIKARAAAEHTGLPALADDSGICVDVMGGAPGIFSAIWSGTHGDAAANLRLLLDQLADIPDTARAAHFTATLALVVPGEEPTIVQGIWPGRIAREPRGDGGHGYDPIFVPDGHDVTAAELAPEQKNAESHRARAFAAIVPALRELSAAEHAGS from the coding sequence GTGACCGCCGTGCGCGTGGTCCTCGCCACCCACAACGCTCACAAGGCCCGCGAGTTCCAGGGGATCCTCGGCAGCGAGCTGCCGGGGCTCGAGATCGTCGCCTACGACGGGCCCGTCCCGGTCGAGGACGGCACGAGCTTCGAGGAGAACGCGCTGATCAAGGCGCGCGCGGCGGCCGAGCACACCGGCCTGCCGGCGCTCGCCGACGACTCCGGCATCTGCGTGGATGTCATGGGCGGCGCGCCCGGCATCTTCTCCGCCATCTGGTCCGGCACGCACGGCGACGCGGCCGCCAACCTGCGGCTGCTGCTCGACCAGCTCGCCGACATCCCGGACACCGCCCGAGCCGCGCACTTCACGGCGACGCTCGCTCTGGTGGTGCCCGGCGAAGAGCCGACCATCGTCCAGGGCATCTGGCCGGGACGCATCGCGCGGGAGCCCCGCGGCGACGGGGGACACGGCTACGACCCGATCTTCGTGCCGGACGGCCACGACGTGACGGCGGCGGAGCTCGCTCCCGAGCAGAAGAACGCGGAGAGCCACCGGGCGCGGGCGTTCGCGGCCATCGTGCCCGCGCTGCGCGAGCTCTCGGCGGCCGAGCACGCCGGCAGCTGA